One genomic window of Candidatus Bathyarchaeota archaeon includes the following:
- a CDS encoding dienelactone hydrolase family protein has protein sequence MQVSFRSKDETLLATLYGGSSVGVVLCPPHPLYGGSRDDTRIVRVARELASHDVSALCMDYGGYGKGVKEVQNVLDATSFMRKRVDSLGLLGYSFGAVVASNVAVQVETNCFVAISILKKVNSLKANLNFDCPKLFVHGKHDKVAPYSDFKQLYKKARERKEKLILNTDHFYMDDYPTTIDLASKSICEFFKEAFSK, from the coding sequence ATGCAGGTAAGCTTCAGAAGTAAGGATGAGACCTTGCTCGCAACTCTGTATGGGGGTTCATCTGTGGGGGTTGTTCTTTGTCCGCCGCATCCTCTGTACGGCGGCAGCAGGGATGATACTAGAATTGTTAGAGTTGCCAGAGAACTTGCGTCTCATGACGTCTCTGCTTTGTGCATGGATTATGGTGGTTATGGTAAAGGGGTCAAGGAGGTTCAAAATGTATTGGATGCGACTTCGTTCATGCGGAAAAGAGTTGATTCTTTAGGTCTTCTGGGATATTCTTTTGGCGCCGTAGTCGCGTCTAATGTAGCGGTTCAAGTTGAGACTAATTGTTTTGTTGCCATTTCGATTCTGAAGAAAGTGAATAGTCTAAAGGCGAACTTAAACTTTGATTGCCCCAAACTCTTTGTACATGGAAAACACGACAAAGTAGCGCCATACTCGGATTTTAAACAACTCTACAAAAAAGCAAGAGAAAGAAAAGAGAAACTTATTTTAAACACAGATCATTTCTACATGGATGACTATCCAACAACAATTGATTTAGCTTCAAAAAGTATATGTGAATTTTTCAAAGAGGCATTTTCCAAATGA